The genomic segment CGGTCAGCGCAGCGAGCGAGGCACCTTCGTAACCCTCGGCCCAGAACACCCGCATCGCCGCCTCCAGCGCCTCGTCGGTGTCGAAGGACCGGGGCCGTCCCGTGCTGGGCATCGAAGCCTCCTTGAGAAAAGTTCGCCGCCACGGAAGGACTCCCGTGGTTGCTCAGGTTAGTGTCATCATGGATATAGTAACCGAGCGGTTCGGTTCGTAAGTGAAGTGCTGAAGAAATCGGAGACCCCTATGGGCACCCAACTCGCCCCCGGCACCACCCGGTCCGGCGTACGGCCTCTCGACGGCAAGACCGCCCTGGTCACGGGCGGGTCCCGGGGCATCGGTGCCGGGATCGTGCACCGTCTGACCGCCGACGGCGCCCAGGTCGCCTTCACCTACTCCAGCGCCAAGGACCAGGCCGACGCCGTGGCCGAGGCGACGGGCGCCCTGGCCGTGCAGGCGGACAACGCGGACCACGAAGCCGTCCGGGCCGCGGTCAGCCGGACCACGGAGCATTTCGGCGGACTGGACATCCTCGTCAACAACGCCGGCGTCTTCCACGGCGCGCCGATCGAGGACTTCCCGCTGGAGGAGTTCGACCGGCTGATCGCCGTCAACGTCCGGGGCGTGTTCAGCGCCGTGCAGGCCGCCGCTCCCCACCTCGGCCAGGGCGGTCGCATCATCACCATCGGCAGCGTCATCGTCGACCGCGTCCCCTTCCCCGGCGCAACCGTCTACGCCCTGACCAAGGCCGCCGTCGCCGGTCTCACCCGCGGCCTGGCCCGCGAACTCGGTCCGCACGGCATCACCGTCAACAACGTGCAGCCCGGCCCCACTGCTACGGACATGACCCCTGACTCCGGCCCGTACGCGGAATCCCTGAAGCAGCTCATGCCGCTCGATCACTTCGCCGAGCCCGCCGACATCGCCAGCGCCGTCGCCTATCTCGCCGGCCCCGAAGCCCACTTCATCACTGGCACCAGCTGGAACGTCGACGGCGGCATCGCCGTCTGACCGCCCACCCCGGGCGGCCGCAAGCAGGCGCGGTCCACCGGCCTCCAGCCGCACCGCCGTGCACGACGACACCCCCTGTCACAAAGGACGTACCACCACCATGAACGCCTTCACCAAAGCCTCCACGACCGCCGCAGCCGTCGAGTCGGAGGAGCCGCTCAGCCCCGGCTACGACGCGGCGACCAAGGACGACGCCGAGTTCAACAAGCACTTCCGGCACGGCTTCACCACCATCGACGACGTACAGATGCACTACGTCATCGGCGGCGACGGCCCGCAGGTCATGGTGCTGCTGCACGGCTGGCCGCAGAGCTGGTACGAGTACCGCCAGATCATGCCCTCGCTGCTGCCCGGCCGCACCGTCATCGCCATCGACCTGCCCGGCATGGGCGACTCCACCGGAAACCCGCCCTCCAGGACCAAGGCGGTCCTGGCCACGTACATCCACAAGCTCCTCAACCACCTCGGCCACCGCGAGAACGTACAGGTCGTCGCCCACGACTTCGGCGTCAGCGTCGCCTACCCGCTGGCCGCCCAGTACCGCGAGCAGGTGGCCGGGCTGTTCCTCATGGACTACGGCCTGGTCGGCAAGAACCTGAAGTTCGCCACCATCGAGTCGATGTTCTGGCACTTCTCCTTCAACAAGCAGAACCCGCTCGCGGAGGAACTGGTCACCGGCCGGGTCGAGACCTTCCTCACCCACTTCTTCCAGGGGATGAAGACCGCCGGCGAGAACGTGTCCGACGACGAACTGGCCGAGTTCGTCCGGCTGTTCTCCCGCCCCCAGGTCCTGCACGCCGGCTTCGAGCTCTACCGGACCGAGACCCAGGACGAGGCCGACAACGCCAAACTCCAGGAGACCCCGCTGACCATCCCGGTCCGCATGATCACCCAGGCCGGCCTCGCCGACATGGTCCTGCCACCCCTCCAGGACGCCGCCCCCCACGCCACCTCCGCCGACGTCCCCGGCGCCGGACACTTCCTCCTCCACGAAGCACCCGACCGCGTCCTGGCCGAGATCAACGCCTTCTACCCCCACCCCACAGCCTGACCGACTTCGAAAGCCGGCACACCGAGGTGAGAGGAAAACCCCTGATGAACAGCCAACCCACTTCCGCCCGCGATGTCCCTACCCTCGTATTCGCCGCCTTCGACGCGGGCGATATCGATGCGCTGGACACCCTGGTCTCGCCCGATCTCGTCGACCACAACCTGCCTCCAGGGGCTCCCTCGGCGATCGAGGGGATGAAGGGGATGGTCGCTGCCATGCGCGACGGGTTCACCAACCCTCACCACGAAATCGTCTACCAGGCCGAAACAGACGACGGCTGGGTCGTCTCCCAGTGGGTGATCACAGCGACCCACACCGGCCCTTGGTTCGGACTGCCCGCGACAGGCCGTGACGTGACCTGCTCCGGCATCGATCTCGCGCGGGTGGTCGACGGTCGGATCGTCGAGATCCGGCACGTCGAGGAGCTGCTGCAACTGCAGATGCAGATGCAGCTCACCGACTGAGGCAGCAGCAAAGACGCACCAGCGCGGCGTGAGCCGACCAGACGCGGACCTGCACCGGCGTACCGCCGAGACCGCCTGGCGCAAGTGCGGCGACCATGCCCGCACCACCCAGACCGGCTGCGCCCTCGCCCTCCGGTTCGACATCGTGCCCACCGCCGAGCGGGCCGCGGTGGGCGAGGCCCTCGCCGCGCTGGTACGCGCCCGCGACGGACGCATCGCCACCGGGTTCCTGGGCACCCCGTTCGTGCTGCCCGTCCTCACCGGCACCGGCCACACGGACGAGGCGTACCGACTCCTGCTCACCCGGAATGCCCGGGCCGGCTCTACCAGGTCGTCCGCGGTGCCACCACCATGTGGGAGCGGTGGGACGCCATGCAGCCCGACGGCACCATCGACGTCGAGAACGCGGGCACGATGCTGTCGTTCCACCACTACGCCTACGGCGCCGTCGCCGCCTGGCTCTACCAGCCCCGGAGACACCGTCGGCCTGGACACCGCTGCGCCGTCCCGGCCCCTGTACGGCCCTTGGGTCCTGGCATCGGCCCCAAGAGCAGTCGCCCTGACCGCGAGCGACACCCTCGATCTACTCAGTCGCAGGTCAGATGGGTTGGAGCTCCCCCGAACACCGCCGGACACCAAACTCACGAGCAGCGGATTCGGTTCCGTTCAGGCGAAGTTGACGCTCCGCCAGCCAAAGAAGAACGTTTCCGCAGGTCAGAGACCTGCGGAAGTGGGGCGGGTGGGACTCGAACCCACGGCCGACGGATTATGAGTCCTTTGAGGATCTTGGCGACCCTTGTCGATCATTGCTCATCTTGGCCGTTTTCCCAGCTCAGAAGGGATTTGGCGCCTCAGTCCTTTTCGGCCCTTGTCAGTCTTTTCCGATCCTTGTGTCCAACCTGCGTCCAGAACGCGTCCCGGATGGACGCGCTCACCCGGTTTCACGGACCTCTCCCCAGCTGAGGAGAGGGTCTCGAAAGCATGCGCAGCGGATTCCCTTTCCAACGCGCGGAGACTCTCCCCCGGATGCTGAGGCAGAGCCTCTATGGCAGTGGTCACAGGTCAAACGTCTACGCGCGGCCTGGCCGAGTTCCAGTGCGGCCAACCGCGTGGCTGGGGCGGTCGATTCGGGGAGCGGGGCAGCACGGCGACCAGGCCCGCCGCAAAAACGACAGCGGGGCACCAGAGGCTGAAGCCTGTGCCGTACGCGACCTGCAGATCGGCGGACGACACCGCGAGCAAGGCGGCGAGCCGGATCCACGACACTGATCCGGGACCCTTGAAGGCACACGTCCAGGAGTACGTCATGCCGGACAACAAGTTCCTTGTCGGCGTCGCCTGCGGCGCGGCCACGGTGCTCGGCCCGGGCGAGCTGGGCACGCACCCTGGTCTCCGGCACCGCCGTCGACATCCGGATCACCATGCTGAAAGTGACGACCTCCCGCCTCACCTGGGAGTTCGAACGCCGAAAGGAGCCCACCGGGAAGTACCTGGCGCACACCCCTCTCCCGACGCGCTCGCTGCAGGTCCACAGATCTGAGAAACGGACCACCCAGGGGTGCGCGAGCCCATCAATATACAATCGATCATGTATATTGATATACGCCGCAGTGTGCATGAGGAGGCCATCTTGAGCCGCACCGTGATCGACCTCGACGACGAGGCACTGGAAGAAGCCGCCAAGGAACTCGGCACCACCACCAAGCGCGACACCATCAACACCGCCCTGCGCGAGGTCACCGCCCGCTACCGGCGCCTGCGCGCGCTCGAAGACGCCCGGCAACTGGTGACCGACGGAGCCCTGGACATCGACATTCTCCTGGACAAGAACCAGTACCGGCCGTGACCGTCGCCGACTACCTCATCGACACCTCCGCCCTCGCCCGCGTCCTGCTCCGCCAGACCACAACTGAGTGGGACGACAGGATCGGCGCCGGCCTCGTCGCGATCTGCGACATCACGGAACTCGAGGTCCTCTACTCCGCCCGCTCAGCCGCGGACCGCGCGCGACTGAAAGCCGCACTCGACGCCCACTACGCGTGGTGCCCCATGCCTGACGGCATCTACCGCCGCTCCCGCATCGTCCAGGAACAACTGACCACCAAAGGGGAACACCGCAGTGCGGGCCCCGTCGATCTCCTGGTGGCCGCCGCCGCGGAAGAAGCAGGCCTCACCCTGCTCCACTTCGACCGCGACTTCGAAACCATTGCTCGCACGACGGGGCAGCCGGTCCGCATGATCGACCTCAGGCAGTAGAGTCCGCGCGGTCGCACGGAGGGACGTCAGGCCTCTCGCCGACCGCCCACCCAAGGCGGTATCGCGGCGATGCCCCACTGCCGGACGGCCTCGTTCCGCACCCTCGCGCCCGCCCGCGGACTGAGTCGCCTCGCCGACGCCCAGTCCGGGGCACGGCACGCGCGGGTGAACTGCCGTACCCACCCGCCGACCCCGGCAAAGCGGCGCACCCGAAGATCGCCGGACAGCAGGAGCAAGAAACCCCAGGTCCGCGGCCCGACCTTCACCGGCCGGTCCGCTCACCCACCGAACACCGAAAAGAGCAAAAGCCCCAGGTCACGGCGAGTGAGTCCTGGCTCTCACAGAGCCGCCTCCGGGATTCGAACCCGAGACCTAAGCATGACGAGGGCACGAGGGATCACGCCGCCTCGTGACGACTGATGCTGCGGGATGCCGTTGTGCCTGATCGGACCACCTGCGCCGTGCAGGGCGCCAGTACC from the Streptomyces sp. NBC_00310 genome contains:
- a CDS encoding type II toxin-antitoxin system VapB family antitoxin; this encodes MSRTVIDLDDEALEEAAKELGTTTKRDTINTALREVTARYRRLRALEDARQLVTDGALDIDILLDKNQYRP
- a CDS encoding ester cyclase, with protein sequence MNSQPTSARDVPTLVFAAFDAGDIDALDTLVSPDLVDHNLPPGAPSAIEGMKGMVAAMRDGFTNPHHEIVYQAETDDGWVVSQWVITATHTGPWFGLPATGRDVTCSGIDLARVVDGRIVEIRHVEELLQLQMQMQLTD
- a CDS encoding 3-oxoacyl-ACP reductase family protein, whose amino-acid sequence is MGTQLAPGTTRSGVRPLDGKTALVTGGSRGIGAGIVHRLTADGAQVAFTYSSAKDQADAVAEATGALAVQADNADHEAVRAAVSRTTEHFGGLDILVNNAGVFHGAPIEDFPLEEFDRLIAVNVRGVFSAVQAAAPHLGQGGRIITIGSVIVDRVPFPGATVYALTKAAVAGLTRGLARELGPHGITVNNVQPGPTATDMTPDSGPYAESLKQLMPLDHFAEPADIASAVAYLAGPEAHFITGTSWNVDGGIAV
- a CDS encoding alpha/beta fold hydrolase, with the protein product MNAFTKASTTAAAVESEEPLSPGYDAATKDDAEFNKHFRHGFTTIDDVQMHYVIGGDGPQVMVLLHGWPQSWYEYRQIMPSLLPGRTVIAIDLPGMGDSTGNPPSRTKAVLATYIHKLLNHLGHRENVQVVAHDFGVSVAYPLAAQYREQVAGLFLMDYGLVGKNLKFATIESMFWHFSFNKQNPLAEELVTGRVETFLTHFFQGMKTAGENVSDDELAEFVRLFSRPQVLHAGFELYRTETQDEADNAKLQETPLTIPVRMITQAGLADMVLPPLQDAAPHATSADVPGAGHFLLHEAPDRVLAEINAFYPHPTA
- a CDS encoding PIN domain nuclease, which codes for MTVADYLIDTSALARVLLRQTTTEWDDRIGAGLVAICDITELEVLYSARSAADRARLKAALDAHYAWCPMPDGIYRRSRIVQEQLTTKGEHRSAGPVDLLVAAAAEEAGLTLLHFDRDFETIARTTGQPVRMIDLRQ